The following coding sequences are from one Candidatus Paceibacterota bacterium window:
- a CDS encoding Ig-like domain-containing protein: MALAMLGAWAVLFAATVQAQQDGFSVVSTSPADGAAVVPVEENIIVKFSSPVDRSSINTQSVQVNGHPLGEMENGGVAFPEEDSAVVLFRMKANTVYQINLAASIRDTKGNALGDTFSWRFATVSRIGQPGTPVKVFARYPRHNDERVPINAPITMAFTTEVDPASLSAESVWVVPASGGSPLPGKISIQGRRVVFRPDVPLNPHRTYEVRVEAGVRAMSGLASEREASWQFTTGKGQSEGPAIMDCWHEGYTDREGVRMVFHVAAENLVKPGQTVGKAERTTQLPGTNGVLKAAVVSLNGLVPQQPLSTPSPVSANNMPVTNGAPNTVIYAAYTHGGGNGQGNSVAGNSRKDPAMEPVAAAVEAALSGERAVTLYDVGDVVEHGDEAGGDGVYSGRLAVGKEFPVGQALVAFSILLPDGKRTEPVTMPFYVLPPAAAESAPPAK, translated from the coding sequence GTGGCCTTGGCAATGTTGGGAGCATGGGCAGTGCTGTTCGCGGCGACCGTTCAGGCTCAACAGGATGGCTTCTCGGTCGTGTCCACCTCGCCGGCAGACGGAGCGGCAGTTGTGCCAGTAGAGGAGAATATCATCGTCAAGTTCAGCAGCCCGGTGGACCGCTCCTCGATTAATACGCAGTCGGTTCAGGTTAACGGTCATCCGCTGGGCGAGATGGAGAATGGGGGAGTGGCCTTCCCAGAGGAGGATTCGGCGGTCGTGCTGTTCCGAATGAAGGCGAACACGGTGTATCAGATTAATCTGGCTGCGAGCATCAGGGACACCAAGGGCAATGCGCTGGGGGACACTTTCAGTTGGCGGTTTGCCACGGTGTCCCGAATCGGCCAGCCGGGGACACCGGTGAAGGTCTTTGCCCGCTACCCGCGGCACAATGATGAGCGGGTACCTATCAACGCGCCGATCACCATGGCCTTCACCACCGAAGTGGACCCTGCGTCACTCTCCGCGGAGAGCGTTTGGGTTGTGCCCGCGTCCGGCGGCAGCCCGCTCCCGGGGAAGATCAGCATCCAGGGCCGGCGCGTGGTGTTCCGGCCGGATGTGCCGTTGAACCCGCACCGGACGTACGAGGTCCGGGTGGAGGCGGGAGTGAGGGCAATGTCGGGCCTCGCGAGCGAGCGCGAGGCTTCATGGCAGTTCACGACGGGTAAGGGCCAGAGCGAGGGCCCGGCCATTATGGACTGTTGGCATGAGGGCTATACGGATCGGGAAGGCGTGCGGATGGTCTTCCATGTGGCGGCCGAGAACCTGGTCAAGCCCGGCCAGACGGTCGGCAAGGCCGAGAGGACAACCCAATTGCCAGGGACAAATGGCGTTCTGAAGGCAGCGGTGGTATCGCTGAACGGCTTGGTGCCGCAGCAGCCGCTCAGCACGCCATCTCCGGTCTCGGCAAACAATATGCCTGTGACCAACGGAGCGCCGAACACAGTGATCTACGCCGCTTACACTCATGGCGGCGGCAACGGCCAAGGGAACAGCGTGGCCGGCAATAGCCGGAAGGACCCGGCGATGGAGCCGGTAGCGGCGGCCGTCGAGGCGGCGCTGAGTGGCGAGCGGGCCGTGACGCTCTACGACGTTGGCGACGTCGTCGAGCATGGAGACGAAGCCGGGGGTGACGGCGTTTACTCGGGGCGATTGGCCGTGGGCAAGGAGTTTCCCGTCGGGCAGGCGCTGGTTGCCTTCTCGATCCTGCTGCCGGATGGAAAACGCACCGAGCCGGTCACAATGCCTTTTTATGTTCTGCCGCCGGCGGCGGCCGAATCCGCACCGCCAGCAAAATGA